The following nucleotide sequence is from Corynebacterium hindlerae.
GCTAGCCTGATAGGATACCCGTGACTGAACTGCGAAATTTTCCCACCAGACTCTTCTTGGGCCGGAAAAAAGAACTGTTAAGAAAAGGACCAAAGCCATTCTTTCCTCAATCGTTGACTGGGTAGTTTCCCTTATGTCCACGCTGGGCGCTCCGGGCGTCGGCGTGGCGATCCTGTTGGAGAACTTGTTCCCACCGATCCCCTCTGAGGTCGTTCTGCCATTGGCGGGCTTCACTGCTGCCCAGGGCAAGATGAATGTGTACGTGGCGTTCGTGTTTGCCACGGTTGGTTCTGTGCTGGGTGCCTACATCCTGTATGGGATTGGGGCGGCTGTGGGTGCGGAGCGGCTTCGCCGGATTGCTGACTGGATGTGGCTGGTCACTCGTGAGGACGTGAATAAGGCACTGGAATGGTTCGATCGATACGGCACGTGGTCGATTTTGATTGGCCGTTTGATTCCGGGTGTACGGTCCCTGATTTCGATTCCGGCTGGTATTCACCGGATGAACCTCTTCCAGTTCGGTATCTACACCACGATTGGTTCTGCGGTGTGGAATGCGATTTTGGTGGCCTTGGGTTACTGGTTGGGCGATCGGTACACGGTGGTCGCTGATGTGATCGATAAGTATTCCACCGTGGTGTATGTGATCGTCGGTATTGCGCTGATCTGGTTGTTTGTTTTCATGGTGCGGCGTGATCTCAAGTCCAAGCGCGCGGCTGAGGAACAGGCGTAACAGGAAAAAGGGACCGGAAGGTCCCTTTTTTTGTTGCTCGGGGGCTACATCTTCACCATCGGCTCATATCCGAAGGGGATGTTGTTGGATGAGACGATCGTCTTGCCGAACGGGAAGCAGGTCACAGGAATCATCTTGATGTTTGCCCAGGCCAAGGGGATGCCGATGATGGTGACGGCTTGTGCTGCTGCGGTGGTGACATGGCCGATGGCGAGCCACAGCCCCGCGACGAGGAACCAGATGATGTTGGACAATGCGCCGAGTGCATTTGCGCCACGGGACGGCTGCACGACGGTGCGTCCAAACGGCCACAGCACGTAGTTTGCG
It contains:
- a CDS encoding DedA family protein — its product is MSTLGAPGVGVAILLENLFPPIPSEVVLPLAGFTAAQGKMNVYVAFVFATVGSVLGAYILYGIGAAVGAERLRRIADWMWLVTREDVNKALEWFDRYGTWSILIGRLIPGVRSLISIPAGIHRMNLFQFGIYTTIGSAVWNAILVALGYWLGDRYTVVADVIDKYSTVVYVIVGIALIWLFVFMVRRDLKSKRAAEEQA
- a CDS encoding YccF domain-containing protein; this encodes MKTILNIVWVITGGIWLALSYFVAGVIACAFIVTIPAGVASFRIANYVLWPFGRTVVQPSRGANALGALSNIIWFLVAGLWLAIGHVTTAAAQAVTIIGIPLAWANIKMIPVTCFPFGKTIVSSNNIPFGYEPMVKM